DNA sequence from the Cupriavidus sp. WKF15 genome:
CAACACCAGCACTACAGCATAGACGCCGCCGACCGCCCAGTCATGCGCCGTGAGCGGCAGGCCCAGCGACACCACCATGACGATGATCAGCAGGCTGCCAGCGCTGCCAAAGTGCGTCGGCCACACATGCGGCTGGCTGTCCTCGTGCTTGAACACGACGCCGGCCAGCAACAGCGTGATCGGCATCGACAATTTTAGTACCCGGGTCAGCGCCAGCGTGAAAAGCACCAGGCCGACGAGCACGAGGAAGCTGTAGTGATCGTCCACCGACATCCGGCCGTAGATGGCGTGGCCGATCTTCCCCACTACCCACGCCAGCAGGCAGGAGCCGACCAGCAGGTAAAGCGGATGCAGCAGCGCGGCGCCGAGGTTGCCGTACTCGGAATGCAGCCAGCCGGTAGCCACCTGCACGATCACGGCGGCATAGATGCTGTTGAGCGCGGCCATGGCCATCAGGCGCTCGGTCACCTGGCCTTCGGCACGCAGCTCGTTCTTGAGCTGCAGCACGATGGTCGGCGAGGTGCTGACCGCAATGCCGCCCGCCAGGACCGCAATGCCCGGCGAGGCGCCGATCCATTGCAGCACGGCCGCGACCAGGCCCCAGGTCAGCACGCTTTCGGACGCGCTGGTCAGCAGCAGCCAGCGGTTCGCGCGCAGCCAGGCCAGCGAGAGCCGATGCCCCAGTTCGAACAGGGCCAGCGCCAGCGCCATATCGATCAGGATACGGGTCTGGGCGATCATGTTGTCGTCGACGATGCTGCGCCCGAGCATGCCGGCGCACAGGCCCGCTACCGCATAGCCGACAATGCGCGGGCAACGCAGCCAGCGGCGGCTCAGCTCGCCTGCAAGGCCGGCACCCACCAGCGCCAGGCCGACCCAGAACAGGCCGCCGGGCGCGAGCGGAAGTGACGGGAAAAGTTGGCTCAGTCCATTCATGCGTGACATGGTAATGGAAGCACATGACATGCCGTGTCAGTGATTGTCTGACACCGCACGGAATGCGCCAACTTCTGTCTCTAACTTTCAATAAAAAACGCCATCTTTTCAGATGGCGTTTCTCATGGCGGGATCCGCGCTTTCACTGGCGCCGGGCCGCGCCTTACATGCCCCACAGTTTCCACTTCGGCCGGGTCGCCCGGAGTGCAGCCTCGACCTTCATATTCAGGCCACGCGTGCGCCCTTCGGCGGCGCCTGCGGCATGCGCCTTGTCGTAGTAGCCAAGCGCCGTCTCGCGCTGACCGAGGCCAACCGCCGACTCCACCGCGCGCAACCAGGTTTCGGCATCCCAGTCGTCACGTACCGCGAACGCCGCGACAAAATCCGCGAGCGCGGCATCGTGCCGTGCGGCGGCGTTATGGATGAGCGCGCGCTGCACGCGCGGCGCGGCCTGGTCCCAGGCATCGCCCTCTGTCAATTCAATCGCCTGCTCGAACAGCGGCAGCGCGCGTTCATGGTCGCCGAGATCGCGCCAGACCTGGCCAAAGCGGTTGAAGAGCCACGCGTCTTCCACCAGCAGTGCGCGGCGTTGCTGGGCGTCGATCTCGGCGAGTGCGTCGGTGCGGTCGTGCTGGTCCATGCCGTCCATGCGGGCCTGGACGAGCGCGGCGTAATGGGCGCGCGCGTGCGCCATCGGGTGCGCGGCCTCGCTGCGTGCTTCCACCGGCAAAGCGTCGAGCCGGGCATCCATATGCGTCATCGCCGCGCCGGCCGCCTCGCCGGCCTCGGCGCCGCCGATGGCCTTCCAGGCGGCGATGAGGCGGCTGAATGCCCAGGTCACGTCGGCTGGGTTGCGCTCCAGCGGATAGCGGTTCAGCACCTCGCCCGCCAGTTCCACCACCTTCTGGTGCTGGCCCGCGCCGGCGTGGCAGTCGAGCAGGTCGATCCAGTGGTCGATGAACTCGCTCGCGGCCATGCCCTTGCGGTGCAGGGCGATGCGCGTGTCGAGGCTGGCGGCGTCGGCCGGCAGGCTGCGCGCGAGCAAGCGGCACAGCAGCGAATAGACGTGCGGGTCGGCATTGCCGCCATGGCCGTCCGCGTCACCTTCGCCGGTGGCGAAATACGCTTCGAAGCGCGCTACGCCGAGCTGGCAGGCTTCCACCAGCCGCGGCCGCAACGCGGCTTCGGCCTGCGGCACCTGGTCGATGAACTCGCCCAGCGCCGTGGCGGCACGGTAGTAGCCGGCGCCGTCGTCGGATTGCGTGGTCAGGCTGAATTTCAGCCAGGGCTGTGCGTCGGCTCCCTGCGCACCGGACTGGGCGGCCTGGTGGCGCCACGCCATGGCGCGTACCTGGGTCTGCGGGTCCGGGCACTGGCGCAGGTACACGGCCAGGTCATCCTGGGCGCCGTCCATGTCGCCCGTGCCAAAGCGCAGCGGCGCGCGCAGGCGGCGGGCCTGCGGATGATCGGGAGACTCGGCCAGCACCAGGTCGGCCTGCTCGCCGGCGAGCGCGTCGGCCGCCTCCGGTTCGAGCTCCAGCAGGTCGGGGTTATCCAGCGCAATGCGGCCCAGGCAAACGCGCATCATGGGCTCGGCCGGCTGGCCGGCGGCCTCGGCGCGCGCGATCGCGTCGTGCACGAGCGGCAGGATGTCTTCTGCGCCAAGGTCCGGCGCCCGGTACAGCAGGTCGTGCCAGTAACGGCCGGCCCGCGCGAGGTCACCAAGCCGGTAGCACGCCAGGCCCGCGTGGAAATGGGCAGCCCATTCGCCGGACAGCAGGCCGTTGCGCCGCGCAGCCTCATGCAGCCACGGCAGTGCGTCGCCATCACGGCCAAGGCCCATCAGCATGGCGCCGTAGCGATGCGCGATCACCCCGCGCGAAGCCCACCGGTGCGGCGCCGCCAGCCCCAGCGATTCCAGCCGCGCCAGCGCCTCGTCGAGCACGGCGAAGGCCGCCTGCGCATCACCCTTGTCGAAGTGCAGCCTTGCCCGCAGCGTAATGAAATCGACCACTTCGGGCCGGGCCTCCGACAACTGGCCGGCGATTTCGAGCGCTTCATCGAACCGGCCGATGCCGGCCAGGTCGATTGCGCGGTCGTAGCTGACTTCCTGCACGGACACGTACTGCTCCTTCTGGATTGGATAGGCGAATGCGGGATTATGCGCCAATGACACGATCCCCCATCGGGGACAACAAACGGCAGGGGTCAGTTCGATCTTTAGAATTGCACGAAGAAGAAACGCCACCCGGTTCGGGTGGCGTTTTTCGGGCTGTGCGCTGGGCGGCTTACTTGCCGCCAACCGTCTCCAGCACCGTCCACTTGCCGCCCACCACCTTGTAGACGGTAATGCCGCCGTCCTTCAGGTCGCCGCGAGCGTCGTACGCCAGCGTCTTGGTGGTGACGCCCTGCATATTGGTGGCAGCCAGCACCGGCAGGTAGCGCGCCGGATCGGCCGATCCGGCCTTGATCATGGCGGTCATCATCGCGGTCGCGCCGTCATAGGCGTACGGCGAGTAGGTCTGCACCTTGGAGCCGAAGCGCTTCTCGTACTTCTTCTCGTATGCGGCGCCGCCCGGCATCTGGTCCAGCGGCAAGCCAGCCAGCGACACCACAGTGCCTTCGGCAGCCGGGCCGGCCAGCTTCAGGAAGTTGTCGGTCTTGGACATTTCGCCCGACACCAGCGGGGCCTTCATGCCCAGTTCCTTGACCTGCTTGGCCATCGGGGCCGACTGGGTCTCGGCGCCGCCGTAGAAGATGATGTCCGGGTTGCTGCGCTTGATGTTGGTCAGCACGGCCTTGAAGTCCACCGCCTTGTCGTTGGTGAACTCGCGGCGCACGATCTTGCCGCCGGCGGCCTTGGCGGCCTTCTCGAACTCGTCGGCCAGGCCCTGGCCGTAGGCGGTGCGATCGTCGACGATCGCGATGTTCTTCGCGCCCAGCTTCTTCACCACGAAGGCGCCGATCACCGAGCCCTGCTGGGTGTCGGACGTCATCATGCGGAAGGTCGTCTTGAAGCCCTGCTTCGTGTATTCCGGCGCGGTCGCCATGGCGATCTGCGGAATGCCGGCGCGGTTGTAGACCATCGACGCCGGAATCGTGGTGCCCGAGTTGAAGTGGCCGAGCATGCCCTGGATGCCATTGTCGACGAGCTTCTGCGCCACCACCGAGCCGGTCTTGGGATCGGCCTGGTCGTCTTCGGAGACCAGCACGAACTTGACTTCCTTGCCGCCGATCTTCGGCTTGGTGGCGTTCATGTCATCAATCGCGAGGACGATGCCGTTCTGCATGTCCTTGCCGTACTGGGCCTGGCCGCCGGTCATCGGGCCGGCAAAACCCAGCTTGATTTCCTGCGCCTGGGCGAAGGCTGCCGTGGCACCGGTCAGGCCGGCGAAAGTCAGGGCAACGGTCAGGGCCGTCTTGTGGAATGTCGAGGTCATCAGTTCTCCTTGGTGGCTGGTTCAGCCTTCTTTGCTGCGCTTTTTCTACGCTTCGGGAACGCCGGCTGGGCGCCCCTCCCCTATTGCTGCGTATGGCGGCAGGATCGCCGCCGCGCATACGCACGTCAAACTCAGTCCGCGCCGGCTCAGCCGATCGTCATCAGGCTGGCATTGCCGCCGGCGGCTGCCGTGTTGACCGACAGCGAGCGCTCGATCAGCAAACGCTCCAGCGCGATATTCGTTTCACCCTGCGCCAGTCCCTGCACGCTGACGATCGGGCCCGGGCGCGCCGCGACCTGTTCGCACACCGTGCGCAACTGGTCTGAGTCGCCGTGGTGGATCACCGCGTCGAACGCAACCTCGGGCGACATCCAGTCGGCGACCAGGCGGACGCGCGATTGTACGCCCTTAGGCAGCCGCGAAAACAGCCCGCGCGCGACAGGGTTTTCCGCCATCGCGGCCTGGCTGCCGACGGCCAGGACGGCCGCCAGCTGGGTAGCCAGATCCGTTTCCTGCGCCGCCAGGCACAGCACCTGGTGACGCGGCAGCAGCGAGTAGGTGTTGCGCTCTCCTGTCGGCCCCGGCAGCGTCACCGAAATGCCGGCGGCCGACGCTTCGGCAAAGCGGTCGCACGCCGCGGCCAGCGCGGGCATCTCCGCCTTGGCCCAGTCCTTCAGGGCCTGCGCCGCGACCGGGCGCTCCGGCGTGGCCAGCGTGGCGCCCGAAGCTTCAGCATGACGCACGCTGCGTACCACCGCGTCCTGCGGGCACACCGACAGCAGGCGATGCAGGTACAGCGGGCCGCCGGCCTTCGGGCCGGTGCCGGACAGGGCTTCGCCGCCGAACGGCTGCACGCCGACCACGGCGCCGACGATATTGCGGTTCACGTACAGGTTGCCCACCTCGGCGTGCTGCACGATCTGCGCGATGGTTTCATCGATGCGGGTGTGGATACCCATCGTCAGGCCATAGCCGGTGCCGTTGATCTGGCCGATCATGGTGTCGAGCGCCGCGCGCGGGTAGCGCACCACATGCAGCACGGGGCCGAACACTTCGCGCTTGAGCTCGTCGATGCTGTCGAGTTCGATCAGCGTCGGCGGCACGAAGGTGCCGTGGCGGCAGCTCGCGCCCTGCGCGGCGTTCGGGTCGGCCTGGTACACGCGGCGGCCCTTGGCGCGCATAGCGTCGATATGGCGCACGATATTGCCGCGCGCCTCATCGTCGATGACCGGGCCCACGTCGGTGGACAGCCGGTCCGGGTTGGCCATGGTCAGCTCGTTCATGGCGCCCTTGAGCATCTCGAGCACGCGGTCGGCCACGTCTTCCTGCAGGCACAGCACGCGCAGCGCCGAGCAGCGCTGGCCGGCCGAGTCGAACGCGGAGTTAACCACGTCGCCCACCACCTGTTCGGCGAGCGCCGAGGAATCGACGATCATCGCGTTCTGGCCGCCGGTTTCTGCAATCAGCGGGATCGGGCGGCCAGCGGCATCGAGGCGGCCGGCGATATTGCGCTGGAGGATGCGCGCGACTTCGGTCGAGCCCGTGAACATCACGCCCTTGACGCGGGCATCGCCCACCAGCGCCGCGCCTACGGTCTCGCCACGGCCCGGCAGCAGTTGCACCGCGCCGGCCGGCACGCCGGCCTCGCGCAGCAGGCGCACGGCGGCGGCGGCGATCAGCGGGGTCTGCTCGGCAGGCTTGGCCAGCACGGTGTTGCCGGCGGCCAGCGCCGCGGCCACCTGGCCGGTGAAGATCGCCAGCGGGAAGTTCCACGGGCTGATGCAGACCACCGGGCCCAGCGGGCGGTGGGTTTCGTTGTCGAAGCTGCGGCGAACTTCTGCGGCGTAGTAGCGCAGGAAGTCCACCGCCTCGCGCACTTCGGCGATGGCGTTGGAGAAGGTCTTGCCGGCCTCGCGCATGATGATGCCCATCAGCGACTGCATCTGCGCTTCCATCAGGTCGGCGGCGCGCTCCAGCGCGGCGGCGCGTACGTCGGGCGGCGTGGCCTGCCAGATCGGCGCGGCATTGGCGGCGGCCTGCAGCGCAGCGTCGACCTCGGCCTGGCTGGCCTCGGCGACATGACCTACCACGTCGCGGTGGTCAGCCGGGTTCAGCACGGGTGCCGCAACCGCATCGGCCGCGCGCGGAACCTCGGTGCCCAGCATCGGCTCGGCCACCACGCGCTCGCTGGTGCCGGCCAGCAGCGCCGACGACAGCGACGCCAGGCGATGTTCGTTTGCCAGGTCGATGCCGGCCGAATTGGCGCGCGACTTGCCATAGAGGCCGCGCGGCGACGGGATCTTCGGATGCGGCAGGCCGAGCGTGCCCTCTTCGCGATGAATGGTCTCGACCACGGCCACCGGGTCGGCCACCAGTTCATCGAGCGAAATGGTGTCGTCGGCAATGCGGTTCACGAATGAGGTGTTGGCGCCGTTTTCGAGCAGGCGCCGCACCAGGTAGGCCAGCAGCGTCTCGTGCGTGCCGACCGGCGCGTAGATGCGGCACGGGCGGTTGAACTTGCCATCTGCGACCGGGCCCACGACCTGGTCGTACAGCGGCTCGCCCATGCCGTGCAGGCACTGGAATTCGTACTGGCCGGGGTAGTAGCTGTGGCCGGCGATCTGGTAGATGGCCGACAGCGTGTGCGCGTTGTGCGTGGCGAACTGTGGATAAATCGCGTCCGGCACCGACAGCAGCTTGCGCGCGCAGGCCACGTAGGACACGTCGGTGTAGACCTTGCGCGTGTAGACCGGATAGCCCTCCAGGCCTTCGACCTGGGCGCGCTTGATCTCGCTGTCCCAGTAGGCGCCCTTGACCAGGCGGATCATCAGGCGGTGGCGGCTGCGGCGGGCCAGGTCGATCAGGAAGTCGATCACGAACGGGCAGCGCTTCTGGTAGCCCTGCACCACGAAGCCAATGCCGTTCCAGCCGGCCAGCTCGGGCTCGAAGCACAGGCGCTCGAGCAGGTCCAGCGAGATTTCGAGGCGGTCTGCCTCCTCGGCGTCGATATTGATGCCGATGTCGTACTGGCGTGCCAGCAGCGTCAGGCTCTTCAGGCGCTCGTACAGCTCGGTGACCACGCGCTCGTGCTGGGCGCGGCTGTAGCGCGAATGCAGCGCCGACAGCTTGATCGAGATGCCAGGGCCCTCGTAGATGCCGCGCCCGCGCGAGGCCTGGCCGATCGCGTGGATGGCCTGCTCATAGGACGCCAGGTAGCGCTGGGCGTCTTCTTCCGTCATCGCGGCTTCGCCGAGCATGTCGTAGGAGTAGCGGAAGCCCTGTGCCTCGTACTTGCGCGCGTTGGCGAGCGCCTCGGAAATGGTCTCGCCGGTGACGAACTGCTCGCCCATCAGGCGCATGGCCATGTCCACGCCCTTGCGGATCAGCGGCTCGCCGCCCTTGCCGATGATGCGCGTGAGCGCCTTGCTCAGGCCCGACTCGGTATGCGTGGCCACCAGCTTGCCGGTCAGCAGCAGGCCCCAGGTCGCGGCATTGACGAACAGCGACGGGCTCTGGCCCAGGTGCGACTGCCAGTTGGCGCCGCTGATCTTGTCGCGGATCAGCGCGTCGCGCGTGGGCTTGTCGGGAATGCGCAGCAGCGCCTCGGCCAGGCACATCAGCGCGACGCCTTCCTGCGAAGACAGCGAGAACTCCTGGATCAGGCCCTGCACCAGGCCTTCCCGGCCGGTGCCGACCTTCTGCTCGCGCAGGGTCATGGCCAGCTTCTTGGCCATCTTGATGGCGGACTCGGCCTGCTGGTGCGGCAGGCGCGCCTGTTCCAGCAGCACTGGCACGCAATCCGTCTCGGGGCGGCGATAGGCAGAGGTAATGGCCGCGCGCAACACGGACTGTGGCTGGATGCTCTGCGCGAATTCCAGGAACGGCTGGGGCGCGCCATCCGCATGGCCCAGGTCACGCGGATCGGCGCTCTCGGCATCCGCCGCACCGCCGGCCGCCGCCTCGTGCGGCAGGTGGCCGCGCTCGATCTGCTCCAGGTACGTGAAGATCGCCTGCTTGATCAGCCAGTGCGGCGTGCGGTCGATGGATTGGGCGACGCGCTTGAGGCGATCGCGCGAGGCGTCGTCGAGCTTGACGCCGAGGGTGGTGGTGGCCATGCGAGCTGTTCTCCGTAAGACACAAGGCTGCGGGTCGATCCGTCTTGGGGTCAAGCCCGGACGGCATAGGGGCCCGACCTGCGCAACCTTTGGGCTGGCGCGATCTTACTCCCGAAAAACGCGAGGGTGCAACCTAGTGCAACCACTAGATAGAAAACAATTATAGAGGTTGCACCACGGTCATGGTGCAACCCGGCCTTCAGATCCTCAGCGGATCGATCTCCAACTGCCACCGGATGCCCCGGGCATCCGCTCCAGCTTCGGAGAAAGTCTGTACCCACTCGCTCACAAACCGTTGCAGCACTGGCCTGGCGCTGGCTTCCACCAGCATCTGCGCGCGCTCCCGGCCGGCAATACGGACCATCGACATCGGTACCGGGTCATGCAGTTGCACCTCAGGTGCCAGCACGTTGCCATCTGCCAGGCGGCGGACCGCCCGCAGGAACTGCAGGGCCCGCTCCAGCTGGCCATGTTCGGCGGTCAGCAGCACCTGGTAGCAGAACGGGGGCAACCCTGCCTGGCGCCGCTCGCGCAACTGACCGGCGGCGAATCCATCATAGTCATGGCGTTGCAGGGCCTGCAATGCCGCAGCATCGGGGTAGCGGGTCTGGATCATGACTTCGCCCGGCAATCCGGCCCGCCCCGCCCTGCCTGCCACCTGCATCAGCGATGCAAAGAGGTGCTCGGCGGCGCGGAAGTCGTGGCTGAACATGGCGGCGTCCGGGTGGACCACGCCCACTAGCGTGACGCGCTGGAAGTCGTGCCCCTTCGCGACCATCTGGGTGCCGACCAGGATGTCGACCTCGCCGGCATGGACGTCGTCGAACATGGCTTGCGCGCTGCCTTTGCGACGTGTGGAGTCGGCGTCGATGCGGGCGATGCGCGCCTGTGGGAAACGCGCCGCCAGGGCTTCTTCGATGCGCTGCGTGCCGCGGCCCAGCGGCGCGATATCCACATTGCCGCAATCGGGGCAATGGTGCGGCACCGGGGCTTCCAGGCCGCAGTGGTGGCAGCGCAGCCGCCGCTCGGGACGGTGCAATACCAGGTACGCCGAACAGCGCGGGCAGCCGGAGAGCCAGCCGCAGCTGTCGCAGGCCAGGACCGGTGCGTAGCCGCGGCGGTTAAGGAACAGCAGGCTCTGCTCGCCGCGCGCCAGGCGTGCTTCGATGGCTTCCAGCAGCGGGACCGACAGGCCCTCGAACAGCGCGCGCTGGCGCTGGCGTTCGTGGTTGAGGTCGACCAGCCGCACCACCGGCAGCGCGGCTTCCGCCTGCGCACGCTCTCGCAGCACCAGCTTGCGGTAGGCGCCCTGCTCGGCGCGCCACCAGGTCTCCATCGACGGCGTGGCCGAACCCAGCACCACGGGGACCCCGAGCCGCTTGGCGCGCCACACGGCCAGGTCGCGCGCGGAGTAGCGCAGGCCCTCCTGCTGCTTGTAGGACGTGTCGTGCTCTTCATCGACAACAATCAGCGCGAGCTGCGGCATGGACGCCATCACCGCCATGCGCGTGCCCAGCACGATGCGTGCTTCGCCACGATGGGCGGCCAGCCACTGCAGGCTGCGCTCCTGGTCGGCCAGTCCGCTGTGCAGCACGGCCAGCGGCAAGTGCGGAAACCGGGCGGCGATACGCGACTGGAGCTGGGGCGTCAGGTTGATCTCGGGTACGAGCATCAGCACCTGCGCGTGCGGATCGCGTGCCAGCACCTGCGCCATGGCGTGCAGGTAGACCTCGGTCTTGCCGCTGCCGGTGACGCCGTGAAGAAGGAACGGCGCGAATGACGTGGCCGCGGCAATGGCATCGACCGCCATACGCTGCTCCTCGTGCAGCGGGGGCGCCACCGACGGGGCCTGGGCGGGTGCCGTGGCCAGCAAAGTGCGTTCGGCGACCAGAGCCTCGACCGAGCCCGCGGCGACCCATTCCGCCAGCCTGGCCGGCGCGGCCGCGCACAGCTCGCGTGCCTCGGACTGGCTCATTGGCAACGGCACCGCATCGCCTGCGGCACGGTCGGCGAGCGCTTGGGCAAGCGCTCGCACTGACCGGGCGCGGGCGGGTATGGCATCCAGCAGCGTGGGAATATGCTCGGGCAGCACCCGGTACGCCTCGGTACGCGCACGCTGTGCGAGACGCGGCCAACCCTCCGGTTCGCGTAGCGACGGCGGCAGCGCCGGCAGCATCACTTCCCCGAGACAGCGCTGGTAATAGCGCGCGGCGAATGCCGCCAGGTCCCGCCACTCTTGCGCCAGCGGCGCCAGCCAGTCCAGCCGCGCGGACACCGGTTTGAGACGTTCCGCGGGCACGGCGGATTCAACGGCGCGGGCGACGGCAACCCCGACCACGCTGCGACGCCCGAATGGCACCACCACCAGGTCACCAGGCGACACGTCGGGGCCGGCAAGATAGTCGAAACAGTCGTCCGCGGGGGTATCGAGCGCGACGCGGATAATGCCCCCGCTGCGCGGCTCGGTGTCGTCTGACAGCATCATTGCGGGCGGTTGTGGTGCACAACGCGTGCGCGAAAATTGTGCGGAATGCGGCGCGAAAGGAATCGCTCGAGGCTTTGTGTGCGGCGCAACATCAACTTAAAGTAAAACTTCAAATGTGGCCCTAAGTCGATGATAGATGACTGCTTTTCCACTAATTCCAACGCCCCTGTGGATAACTTTGTTGAAAAGTCGCTCCAAGATGCCGCCAAAGCCCGAAAAACAAGGGACTCACTGGCCGGCACGCCCGCATTGAAAAACTTCCAATTCCTTAAAAATCAAGGCCTTGCAAACATCCCCCAGATGAGTTAAGGGGTAACCCGTTCTTGCACCGCCGCAAACCTATCGGTGTGCATAAGTCAAGCCTCATCGGTCAAGCGGAAGTACCTTTTTGGTGAATCCGGAAGAAATTGTTTACTTGACAGTAGTTTCGGCGCGCCTCTGGCGGCACTGAGGGCAAACCGCGCAAGATCGCTGCACCGCGGGGAAACAGCGGCCGGCGCCCCTGCCGCCAGCCGCCAGAACAAAGGTGGCTCAGCCTCGCTGCGCACGCAGCTGGCGGCTATAGCGATGCACTTCGTCAACCAGCACGGCCACGCTTTCCGGCGGCGTGAACTGCGAAATGCCGTGGCCCAGATTGAACACATGCCCGTCGCTGCCGCCCGCCGCGGCATAACTGTCCAGCACGCCACGCACCTGCTCGCGGATGGCAGCCTCGGGAGCGAACAGCACCGTGGGATCGATATTGCCTTGCAGCGCCACGCGCCCCGCGGTGCGGCGCCGGGCGTCGGCCAGGTTGACGGTCCAGTCCAGGCCAATTGCGTCGGCGCCGATGTCGGCGAGGCTTTCCAGCCACAGGCCACCGCCCTTGGTGAACACGATCGCCGGGATTTGCTGCCCGTGATGCTCGCGCTTCAGGCCAGCCAGCACTTTGCGCATGTAGGCCAGCGAGAATGCCTGGTACATGCCATCGGCCAACGCGCCGCCCCAGGTGTCGAAAATCATCACGGCCTGGGCACCGGCCTCGATCTGGGCGTTCAGGTACTGGCTGACCGCCTGAGCATTGATCTCCAGGATCCGGTGCATCAGGTCGGGGCGGCCGTACATCATTGCCTTGACCGTACGGAAGTCGTCCGAGCCGCCGCCTTCGACCATATAGCACGCGAGCGTCCAGGGGCTGCCCGAGAAACCGATCAGCGGCACGCGCTGGCGGCCGTCCTGGACCAGCGCGCGGCGGATCTCGGCAACGGCATCGAA
Encoded proteins:
- a CDS encoding primosomal protein N'; its protein translation is MMLSDDTEPRSGGIIRVALDTPADDCFDYLAGPDVSPGDLVVVPFGRRSVVGVAVARAVESAVPAERLKPVSARLDWLAPLAQEWRDLAAFAARYYQRCLGEVMLPALPPSLREPEGWPRLAQRARTEAYRVLPEHIPTLLDAIPARARSVRALAQALADRAAGDAVPLPMSQSEARELCAAAPARLAEWVAAGSVEALVAERTLLATAPAQAPSVAPPLHEEQRMAVDAIAAATSFAPFLLHGVTGSGKTEVYLHAMAQVLARDPHAQVLMLVPEINLTPQLQSRIAARFPHLPLAVLHSGLADQERSLQWLAAHRGEARIVLGTRMAVMASMPQLALIVVDEEHDTSYKQQEGLRYSARDLAVWRAKRLGVPVVLGSATPSMETWWRAEQGAYRKLVLRERAQAEAALPVVRLVDLNHERQRQRALFEGLSVPLLEAIEARLARGEQSLLFLNRRGYAPVLACDSCGWLSGCPRCSAYLVLHRPERRLRCHHCGLEAPVPHHCPDCGNVDIAPLGRGTQRIEEALAARFPQARIARIDADSTRRKGSAQAMFDDVHAGEVDILVGTQMVAKGHDFQRVTLVGVVHPDAAMFSHDFRAAEHLFASLMQVAGRAGRAGLPGEVMIQTRYPDAAALQALQRHDYDGFAAGQLRERRQAGLPPFCYQVLLTAEHGQLERALQFLRAVRRLADGNVLAPEVQLHDPVPMSMVRIAGRERAQMLVEASARPVLQRFVSEWVQTFSEAGADARGIRWQLEIDPLRI
- the hemE gene encoding uroporphyrinogen decarboxylase yields the protein MTALQNDTFLRALRRQPTEYTPLWLMRQAGRYLPEYNATRARAGSFLGLAKNPAYATEVTLQPLDRYPLDAAILFSDILTVPDAMGLGLSFAQGEGPRFARPLRTEADVQKLAVPDMASLQYVFDAVAEIRRALVQDGRQRVPLIGFSGSPWTLACYMVEGGGSDDFRTVKAMMYGRPDLMHRILEINAQAVSQYLNAQIEAGAQAVMIFDTWGGALADGMYQAFSLAYMRKVLAGLKREHHGQQIPAIVFTKGGGLWLESLADIGADAIGLDWTVNLADARRRTAGRVALQGNIDPTVLFAPEAAIREQVRGVLDSYAAAGGSDGHVFNLGHGISQFTPPESVAVLVDEVHRYSRQLRAQRG